From Providencia sp. R33, a single genomic window includes:
- a CDS encoding tRNA-binding protein, with protein MQTIEWGDFTRVEMRVGTIISAELNSKAKKPAYVMEVDLGELGIKRSSAQITVNYTPESLIGKRILCVCNFEVKRIAGIKSEVLITGAPDKTGAIVLAEFNLPLPNGALLA; from the coding sequence ATGCAAACTATTGAGTGGGGTGATTTTACCCGTGTTGAAATGCGTGTTGGCACCATTATTAGTGCAGAGCTAAACAGTAAAGCGAAGAAACCCGCGTATGTTATGGAAGTTGATCTTGGGGAGCTGGGTATTAAACGCTCTAGCGCACAAATTACCGTCAATTACACGCCTGAAAGCCTAATCGGCAAGCGTATTCTTTGCGTTTGTAACTTTGAAGTAAAGCGTATTGCAGGGATTAAGTCGGAAGTGCTGATTACAGGGGCACCTGATAAAACGGGGGCTATTGTTCTTGCTGAATTTAATTTGCCTCTTCCAAACGGCGCTTTACTCGCCTAA
- a CDS encoding DMT family transporter: MFTGFLWLALSIGSEITGTSMIKKTNSFSKLGPSVLVIIAYCLCYFALTRAMGYIPVGVAYSLWCGFGIVGVTLVSMILYKQKPDFPAVFAMGLIISGGIIMNTFSTM, translated from the coding sequence ATGTTTACTGGATTTCTATGGCTAGCACTTTCGATTGGTTCTGAAATAACTGGAACCTCAATGATTAAAAAAACCAATAGCTTTAGCAAATTAGGCCCGTCTGTTTTAGTGATCATTGCCTATTGTTTATGTTATTTTGCTCTGACCCGTGCAATGGGATATATCCCTGTCGGGGTGGCTTATTCATTATGGTGTGGGTTTGGTATTGTCGGAGTGACATTAGTTTCCATGATTTTATATAAACAAAAACCAGATTTCCCTGCGGTATTTGCAATGGGGTTAATTATCTCTGGTGGAATAATTATGAATACTTTCTCAACGATGTAA